From the genome of Thunnus thynnus chromosome 1, fThuThy2.1, whole genome shotgun sequence, one region includes:
- the LOC137169585 gene encoding NLR family CARD domain-containing protein 3-like, whose protein sequence is MGEVYISNSTLNKTSRRSLHIMCHIPVFCWITATVLEDVLKSREGGELPKTLTEMYIHFLVVQSKMKNVKYDEGAETDPHWSPESRKMIESLGKLAFEQLQKGNLIFYESDLTECGIDIREASVYSGVFTQIFKEESGLYQDKVFCFVHLSVQEFLAALHVHLTFINSGVNLLAGKQTTSWWSELFRGKSTLFYQSAVDAALKSPNGHLDLFLRFLLGLSLQTNQTVLQGLLKKTRSRTETNQKTVEYIKKKISENLSAERSISLFHCLNELNDHSPVEEIQQYLRSGSLSRNKLSPAQWSALVFILLSSEKDLDVFDLKKYSAAAASGQSLQQSSVCAHRTIQINVVYSLLKGDN, encoded by the coding sequence ATGGGAGAGGTTTATATTTCAAACTCCACTCTAAATAAGACATCAAGacgaagcctccacatcatgtgccacatcccagtcttctgctggatcactgctacagttctggaggatgtgttaaaaagcagagagggaggagagctgccaaagaccctgactgagatgtacatccacttcctggtggttcagtccaaaATGAAGAATGTCAAGTATGACGAgggagctgagacagatccacactggagtccagagagcaggaagatgattgagtctctgggaaaactggcttttgagcagctgcagaaaggcaacctgatcttctatgaatcagacctgacagagtgtggcatcgatatcagagaagcctcagtgtactcaggagtgttcacacagatctttaaagaggagagtgGGCTAtaccaggacaaggtgttctgctttgtccatctgagcgttcaggagtttctggctgctcttcatgtccatctgacattcatcaactctggagtcaatctgctggcaggaaaacaaacaacatcctggTGGTCTGAATTGTTCAGAGGCAAATCAACACTTttctaccagagtgctgtggacGCAGCCTTaaagagtccaaatggacacctggacttgttcctccgcttccttctgggtctttcactgcagaccaatcagactgTCCTACAAGGTCTGCTGAAAAAGACAAGAAGTAGGACAGAGACCAATCAGAAAACAGTTgagtacatcaagaagaagatcagtgagaatctgtctgcagagagaagcatcagtctgttccactgtctgaatgaactgaatgatcatTCTCcagtggaggagatccaacagtacctgagatcaggaagtctctccagaaataaactgtctcctgctcagtggtcagctctggtcttcatcttactgtcatcagaaaaagatctggatgtgtttgacttgaagaaatactctgcggctgctgccagtggtcaaagcctccaacaaagctctgtatGTGCACACAGAACTATCCAGATTAATGTAGTTTATTCTTTGCTCAAGGGAGATAATTAA